The Brachionichthys hirsutus isolate HB-005 chromosome 17, CSIRO-AGI_Bhir_v1, whole genome shotgun sequence genome segment agaaaacaaagatcCATATTCATTTTAACTGCAGGGTTGTAGTGGCATTCATGTCTCCTTTACGGTCTCTACTCTCTTCCTCAAAAGTCCTTCACTcgatcagtaaaaaaaaaaaaacaggattccATAACACAGTTCTCATTTATTCCATGTAACAGGGTTATCACTGGGGAGTGCAAAGAAGGAAGAATAAAGCACAATTTCTTGctgtggaaaaaagaaaagcttgcACCAGAGTGGggaaaagtatttcatttcttaGGAACCCCGTCCGAGTAGTCCTTCAAGACCCCTGCCAAATGGTTGTTGTGGGTCTTGAAATGCCTCTTCCTTTGCCCACcttgcctcttcctcttctgaacAGGTAACTGCAGGGAGCGGAGCGATAGTTAATTCACAAAGTACGTTGTGTttataaaatgaaaatcaagCGGATGGGAAAGCAGGAGACACTAACCCCTTTCTTTGGTCCCATTTCTTGCATGGAGGAGATGCCTTGTCTCTTCAAGTATTCCTCTATCTTCTCTTCATCCATTGCATCAACTGGTACGCTCCGCCATAATTTCTGGAATTCTGCAATTGTAAGACAAGAGTGTGATATAGAAGCATACTGATCAAACAGCCAGAGACAATTTATCATTTTGATCACGCATGATCTGATACAAATCACACTAAACACAGGGCTGGATGAAATTAACAAAGTTAATTTTCATTTATCTTTCTGGAGCCAACAAAGAAACGGGTACGTGATGCAACCAGCATGACTACAAAAAACGTTACATTCtcaaaatactttaaaaattaAGGTTTACCgtcatttataaatgttttaatagcCATGTTATGGGCATCCCGAAGCTTTGTCGAATCCTCCTTCAGTGAATTGAACAACCctactctgcctctgattggccatTACTCGGTTGGTGTGATTTTGATGGGTGGGCGATGACTGGTTatgtggagagaaaaaaaaacatcacacagccaatcagaggcctgTGGGGCGGGTCGTAGCGGCGCCATCATGTAATTCTCAACTAGCATAACAGCTTGTTAGCTGGAAAGCGACGGCCGTTTTCTCTAGCAACACGGCTTACGTCCGAGTGAGTAGACCGCGTTTTTAACAAGTCTATAGGGGGTCGATATAATCTATAATTAGTCGAAATGGCCGACGTCCGCATGCTGAGAGCGTTTGTACAGCAGCGACTGACTGCGGCTGCCGAAGAGATATTCGAGCTGTTCGAAAGAACCATCGCGGGATACGAGGAGAAACTGGACGCTGTTCTCACATCTCAAGCCCGCTTCGACCCAACAAacgtccagctgctgctggttggGGAAAACAAGGCTCCCCTTGAGCCGCAGGAGAGGAACCCCAACGCGAACCGGGGCGACCCTCCGCCTCCGGAGCTGCCGCACATCAaagcggagcaggaggagctccGAACCGGCCACACGAGGGAGCAGCAGACGGGAGGGGCGCTGGAGGAGGCTCGGATCACGGACTTCACGTTCACCGCTGTCGCTGTGAAGAGCGAAGGAGACGATGAGGAGAGGCCCCAGTCTTCACCGCTTCAACACGCCAAAGACGTGAATAGAGAACCTGATGGACGGCCATTGTTAGCCAGGAGGTTTGATCCACAGCCGGGCCCTGTTAACCAGATATCAAACTCCTCTGAGCGGAATGTGGATTGTCGTGGTCAGTGGGAGGCGAGTCCACTTCACGCGGGTCTGTACCCCTCGCCTAACGAGATGGATCCTGGATATAAATCCGGGAACAACCCAGCTGGCTTTCAAAAGGCCttcaacagaaagacaaacggtGAAGTCCAAGCGGGAGAGAAGCCATTCGGCTGCTCCGTTTGTGGAAAACAGTACCTCCGGAAGAAAACCTTAACGGATCACATGAGGCTCCATTCAGAACAGAAATGTTTCAGCTGCTCGGTTTGCGAAAAGACGTTCACGTTTAGGTCCCACGTCGTGTTGCACATGAGAGTCCACACGGGGGAGAAGCCGTTCACGTGCGCGGTCTGCAGCAAGGCGTTTCGATTCAACGAGAACCTGAGGCAGCACATGCGAATCCACACGGGGGAGAAGCCCTTCAGCTGCAAGGCTTGTGGGAAAAGATTCACTCAGCTCCCTCATATGAAAAATCACAAGTGTGCCGTCAGGGCAGTGGAAGCGCGTGAAACTGGAGATGTTCATTGATCTGTTTTTCCCCCACCAGCAGGGTTGAAGCGATGAGAACATGGATTCATTCTAAACTGTGTTACAGTCAAAATTAAGTCCTTTATCCTTTCGGCTGAGAAAGATGTGTTACCGGCTTTTTGGGCAAGTGTTATTGTGTAGATTTACAGGAATGCCAatttttgatttaaaattgATTACCCTCCTGCTCTATAGGTAGCATGAACTAAACTTCAGGATGCAAGCTTGCGTGTCGACCTCTGACTCTCATGCAGCTTCACACGTGGCTGTAAATCGCGGGCCGAATAAAGCAACAGAACCCGCTTCCTCTACAAATGGGCATGATTCTTGTGCATCGACATCTCGTCGGGACGTCTCCTAGGCAACTCCTTTTTCCAAAAGGAGGCGAGCCTGATGCCACCATGACCTGACCCCTGAgcaagacggatggatgggttAATAAAAAATGAGCCATGTGAATCAGAGATTTATAATCTTACTGACCCTCCTGTTTTTAATCCGATTGTCTAAAACATACATTGTGTTTGGTTTCAGTCAAAGGAATAAAGGTGATTGAATATGAACACAGGTTTCTCTATGAAATACTTTGTCTCTCAGACTGGACTGGACTGCTGAATAAGGGACATTGACCAGTCAGCGTATTGTTGAATTAACACAGCGACCCGTCCTCCGTCTGGTTTCAGGATTGATTTTTATAGTTAACTTCAACATCAATAActtgtggtaaaaaaaacatgttttgaaacATCTGTAACTGGTATAAAAGTATTTTCATTGTCAAGCTGCAAGCTTGTTTATCATTTAAAAAGCTTAATTgatggaatggggggggggatcatgtcCCATTACTATAAAGTATACTGTTAATGTGTTCTGCGCAAGATGAGTCCTTCAGACCTCATATTTGAATTGTTTATCAGGGTCGGAGCACGTCAGCAAACCGAATGTAAGTCACAGCCAGGAAGGGATGATAGTATTGATCTTAATTTACACGACAACCTGCAAAGACGCAAATTCAGTATTCCTCCGAAATCTCATGAAATCCTCAACAACATTTAACGGCGAGTTGTCATGTTTCCAAACGTGATGCTAAGCACAGCACACAAGAGTTCTGTGGACGTTTCCTACACTCTTCAAATTGGCATAGAAGTGATTTGACTCATGTAATCCTGTCTCCGCCTCCAGGATGGATGACAGATGGCAATACAGTTGTGTGATAAGGCACTATAAAACTGTTAAAGTCAGGCTTTGTAATCTTTATCTGTTTAAGGGTGAAAAGTTAACATTCGATTTGTAGGTTTCTAATGAGACAGACAATACCGACTTGCACTTACCTTCATCTACAGTAAACTGGCAATGCTTGTCATTGTAGAATAGGATCTTCTTCTTATCTGGTCTTGTCACGAAGATGATCTGATCTCCCAAAGCCTGAGGACGCACAGAATGCCTCTGGTAATATTGTTCATTCACCATAGCTTTATCTCCATTAAACTGCGTCAGCCATTAGGTGCTGACGCAAACTATAACATCAGGCTTTAGTGTAAACATACGAAAGCTTCAGCATAATTATTTGCATCTTACTTTGATGGCTTTGGCAGAGTTTGGGAGCCCTTCCTCAACGTCGTCCAGCAGAACTCCCCCGAGGCCCAGCTGGTCATGCTTGTCCAGAAGCCTCAGCAAGGCTTTCTTGTCCTTCAGGTTGAATTTGGGCTTGAAGCCATACGAACCATCGCGGACGTCAATTTTTGGATTGTTGACCAACGCCTGAGTGACAGAAAGTGAAGTCTTCGGTCCTATTCACATGCAAATAGTTTAAATACAACACGTCACAGCTCTGCTGCCATGAACTGAAGGTACATTTTGCTACCTGTAGCTACCTTCAAGGTCAATTCAGAGAATTTGGCAATAAATCTAATGGACCCGATGTGCAGATCATGTTTAACGCAGGACGGCCACATCCAACTTCTGAGCTAGGCCACTAGGACAGTGGGGAAGTAGCTGATTTCCTCAGTCAAAGGCTTGATTTAACTGCAGTTTGTCCCCATCAAGGACTTAATGTTCACCTTTGATGGTGATTGGATGCACTATTCATCACAGAAGCATTCCAAGCTTATACTGTACTGGTTCAGATGTCAAATAGTGTGTCTGAGAACTGAGACGTGGTCGGGTTCTGTTAAAGAAAGTTGAAAGGCTACAGATGAAGATGTGTTTGATTGATGGCAATTTGAAAGCAAAGAGAGAATTTCAGAAAATCCAAAGAGAGAAAACTCTGGATGGATTCAGGTCAGTGAAGTGGCGTGCAAGGACACAGGTCGTCCTGGTGATAATATATAAAGACAGCGAATGACTTGAGAAACGTAGACACACCTCATTCATCAGCCACTGTTTCTGTTTCATGCTGATGTCGAGTAGTTTGGTCTCATCCAGAATCTCCTCGAGGgccagaaagtgtgtgtctccGTTCTGATGCCTTGTCTGAGAGTTAAAGACAAATAAGCAGAATGAAAAGTCAACAAGGCTCCCAATTTCTCCAGTGATTTAATTCCTTGCATCCCAGTTGGTGTTTTACAGTTTTAAAAACTGCATGTATAACAGAAAGCCAGAGAAAATAACAATCTGTATGGCTGTTGCTGTCAAAATTAGCGATCGATCGATATTCAGCATTTTCTGATGGCCGATAAGAGAGCAAATTTAAAACTGGGTTATTTTGGCTCTGATTCAGCCGCACCTCTCCGTCCGTAGTCGCTACTGTCTCCAGCATTGCCCCACCTacagcaccatctgattggttacaTGCAGTGAAAGCTGTGCTCAGACACTGGACAGTGCTCATTCACACGGTGgagaggagaaaatgttttacaagTGAAGAAACTCTGGAGAGCATATATCTCTATATGAAGATCTCGATTCTAGAAACGTAAGCAGCCagtattttcacttttactaCAAAGGAATATCGGCTCCAAACATCGGTTATCGGCCTCTTTGACTAAAgccctgaaaataaataaaagaagaggAATCATGTCAATGGGAGTAAACTACACCTTCCATAAACCAGGTCTTTTTTAGaagcaaatatttaaaacataagTACAGTTACCCTATTGttgtagaatgtttttttttttattcaaagaaTACAGAGGGCTTACCTTCATGTAGTTTACGATTTTGGCCAAGCAGCCGAACTTGTACCCGGAGCTTGCCTTGATGTTAATGTTGCCATTACTAGACTCTGGGGAAAAAGAGAATGTGCAGAAGGCCAAAGGTGTAAACATCACATTAttcattataacagctgatacTACTGATGCGCAAGGACAGACATGACCTCGCGCATTATTCTACATTTCTCATGTAGTCAACACATTAAATGCAAATCAACAATGGTTGCAGTTTGTATGTCAATACCAGCCTATTCTCTGTTCACATCcccataaaaacatttttttatttatttttttactcgtGCTGAAAACCGTTAATCATGAATGATTCATGGTGTGGGTGGGAGCGGCTGTTGCTGTGAACGACACTGTGggcaggaatgaatgaatggtgcagaggcagggcaaaaaaaaaaaaaagaaaagcaccaaTGACGGAGAGGGGCCTGTTCCATTTAATGGAGACATGAAGCTCTTCTGCAAGGAGTGGCGGAGGGAGGGAGCAAGTGCATGTGTGACGACAGAGGGTGCAGGAGAGCCCTGAAGAGGAAAGCAGGTCGACGAGCCAGAGAGGAAAAACGGGAGCGATAGGGGGGAGGACCAAAAAGAGGACAGTGCATCGGGTGACGTGCATCTTCCAAAGACTGCGCTAAATATACACGTGAGTCTGCAGATTTTTCAGAACAGCGTCATAAAAATAACGTGTCTGTCTGGCAGCAACTACCGTAACCTTATTTTGGGTCTCTAAGCTGTTCTTGGACTCGTGTAGCAAAGAATATGCTATTTTAGAATTAATCACGCATTTTCATACAGCAGTCAATTCCTTCTGCACTGCATAATCAAATCTAGCAACTCTGCTATGTATGTAAAAGTGTAATTTATGCCATAACATAACTGAGCGAAGATCTTACGGTGGCAAATGTAATAATAGGGTCAAGCCTGAGTCCAGGCACAATGGATTCCGTAACATGGATCGGTGTCTGCACTCTCCTGGTTTGATTGCCAAGCTTGAGATTcaatctgtgtgtttttatttctccgTATGATTTGTATTGATGTTTGTGCGTGACAAAGTGCACAAGTACATGTTTGACAAAAATCAATGCCATCCTGACAGCTGTGAGGAGCCAGCCAGGGGCATGAGGAGTGAATCAtttctttggtgtgtgtgtgtgtgtgtgtgtgtgtgtgtgtgcgtgcgtgcgtgcagtgAGAGGCGGTCGCTATGTAGCCTGAGAGCACTATCTGGCCCCATGGCGCCTTTACGGGACCGGCTGGGGTGGGGCTCATTTAGGTTGAGCGAGCAGCGTGTGATTACTCTGACAAATGAAAGGATCGGGGTAGGGGGGGCAAATCAGGCAAAGCAAATTAGATAAAGaggttgttgccatggcaacatgaGTTTAAGTGAAGTTGACTGGAGGATGCTTAAAAGGTGAGCAGGGAATCAGGCTGCGTTAGCTCAGAAGAAAATACCGCCCTCGCTGCGTTCTTCCCTCTGCTCCCATAAACTAGCCATCCGCCTTCTTGAGGCGAGCACATAACTACCAGTATTTCTTTTGTCTCAATCTTCTGACAGACAAAATCAAGTAATGTCAGTGGCATtaacagtctttttttttatttatttattattgcttCAGATCAGAAATCATGGCCAATATCACCGCCCTTCCACACCCCAGTAGCCACCCATGGCACCCAGAGGCTGTCCCTCTTTCCCTGGTCTCCTTGCAGGGCCAGGATGTCTACCCTTTCCATGATGGCTGGAACGTGGCCTGCTTCGTCATCCTTCTGctcttcatcctcactgtcCTGTCTCTGGCAGCCTTGGCCGTGCTTTATGAGCTACTGGACTGCGGGTGCTGTGCCAAAGGGaagacacatcagcagctgcaggcagagggGATGGAAAGCTGCAGCAAGCTGATGGCCAACGTTAGCAAACAGTCTGAATCCCACACTGAGGTGGTTTAAAGGCTGCAAGGATTCAAATGAATACCATGAATCTGGATTTCTTCGCTGAAGTGGCAATACCGAAGCACTGACTTTGGATGCTGGGAGAAAATGACTTTTAAAATGACTCTAACTGTTAAAATTCTCACAATTAAGAGGATGCAGATGGAAGACACATGATAAAGTAAAAgagcattgtaaaaaaaaatgtaagggGCAATTTGGCCCCAATAGTGAGTTAGTGTTTCCTTTTAGttacacacacaatgcacatgaaGAATgaaagaactagaaaagcacagacctccgccaagcagctcattcccctcatgatTAGATTTACACTATCCACAcggtaatctggatcatcacaaaaaggttctaaattgttcttggtatctttatacaccatccatgaaaattaaaaaggaattattgttgtgcatttaaaaaatttaaatacaCATTAATTCTTCTGGATGAGATccagaacacattttgcatgaataatttatatcggacccctttacttaatttcattgcatcatcGTGCGAAATG includes the following:
- the gtf2e2 gene encoding transcription initiation factor IIE subunit beta, with amino-acid sequence MDPALLKDRELFKKRALSTPAVEKRQSNSDSGSHKKKKPKLDKEHSSSSKHSAESSNGNINIKASSGYKFGCLAKIVNYMKTRHQNGDTHFLALEEILDETKLLDISMKQKQWLMNEALVNNPKIDVRDGSYGFKPKFNLKDKKALLRLLDKHDQLGLGGVLLDDVEEGLPNSAKAIKALGDQIIFVTRPDKKKILFYNDKHCQFTVDEEFQKLWRSVPVDAMDEEKIEEYLKRQGISSMQEMGPKKGLPVQKRKRQGGQRKRHFKTHNNHLAGVLKDYSDGVPKK
- the smim18 gene encoding small integral membrane protein 18, producing MANITALPHPSSHPWHPEAVPLSLVSLQGQDVYPFHDGWNVACFVILLLFILTVLSLAALAVLYELLDCGCCAKGKTHQQLQAEGMESCSKLMANVSKQSESHTEVV